The following coding sequences lie in one Paracidovorax avenae genomic window:
- a CDS encoding HPF/RaiA family ribosome-associated protein, whose translation MQVQVQHDEHIQGGESLVQWVQTETASRLARFRDHLTRVEVHLSDLDAGKSGGGDKRCVAEARLAGRQPIAVNADADKVADAFMAAVEKLARAIDTDLGRLKDKNGRETIRTVAE comes from the coding sequence ATGCAAGTACAGGTCCAGCACGACGAACACATCCAGGGCGGCGAGTCGCTCGTCCAATGGGTCCAGACCGAAACCGCCAGCCGGCTGGCGCGCTTCCGCGACCATCTGACCCGCGTGGAAGTGCATCTGTCGGACCTCGATGCCGGCAAGTCCGGCGGAGGAGACAAGCGCTGCGTGGCCGAGGCGCGGCTCGCCGGGCGGCAGCCGATCGCCGTGAACGCCGATGCCGACAAGGTTGCAGATGCCTTCATGGCGGCCGTGGAGAAGCTGGCCCGTGCCATCGATACCGACCTGGGCCGGCTGAAGGACAAGAACGGCCGCGAAACCATCCGCACCGTCGCGGAGTAA
- a CDS encoding gamma-glutamyl-gamma-aminobutyrate hydrolase family protein, which translates to MLDVPPFRGTPPARRATALPAAQRLKIGLSACFSHADPARSLFTNKTLQYVEQSIAHWIMSAGAMVVMVPCPTGETARGDVTLAHYAEWLDGVVMHGGADVWPGSYGEVPLKDAWLGDRIRDLYDLAVVEAFEQAGKPIFGVCRGLQLINVAFGGTLYQDIETQHPGAQQHRNAVTYDQHFHEVEIVPGTRLSQLYPQQPRMVVNSIHHQGIKNLAPGFEIEAWSHPDGVPEAIRRNAHSGRGYIAATQWHPEFFKPGASQTMDDAPILHDFLAACIRAKSRPAPGHSPFRIRDRAARLLRQALLRR; encoded by the coding sequence ATGCTTGATGTCCCCCCCTTCCGCGGCACGCCACCCGCGCGGCGTGCCACGGCACTCCCGGCCGCCCAGCGGCTCAAGATCGGGCTGTCGGCCTGCTTCTCGCACGCCGACCCTGCCCGGTCGCTGTTCACCAACAAGACGCTGCAGTACGTCGAACAATCCATCGCGCACTGGATCATGTCGGCCGGCGCGATGGTCGTCATGGTGCCCTGCCCGACGGGCGAAACGGCCCGGGGCGACGTGACCCTGGCCCACTACGCCGAATGGCTGGACGGTGTCGTGATGCATGGCGGCGCCGATGTGTGGCCCGGCAGCTATGGCGAGGTGCCGCTGAAGGATGCCTGGCTCGGCGACCGCATCCGCGACCTGTACGACCTGGCCGTGGTGGAGGCCTTCGAGCAGGCGGGCAAGCCCATCTTCGGCGTGTGCCGGGGGCTGCAGCTCATCAACGTGGCCTTCGGCGGCACGCTCTACCAGGACATCGAGACCCAGCACCCGGGTGCCCAGCAGCACCGCAACGCGGTCACCTACGACCAGCACTTCCACGAGGTGGAGATCGTGCCCGGCACGCGGCTGTCGCAGCTGTATCCGCAGCAGCCGCGCATGGTGGTCAACAGCATCCACCACCAGGGTATCAAGAACCTGGCGCCCGGCTTCGAGATCGAGGCCTGGAGCCATCCCGACGGTGTGCCCGAGGCGATCCGCCGCAACGCCCACTCCGGGCGCGGCTACATCGCCGCGACGCAGTGGCATCCGGAATTCTTCAAGCCGGGCGCTTCGCAGACCATGGACGACGCGCCCATCCTGCATGACTTCCTGGCGGCCTGCATCCGCGCGAAATCGCGGCCTGCGCCCGGTCACAGCCCGTTCCGTATCCGCGACCGCGCGGCCCGGCTGCTGCGCCAGGCCCTGCTGCGGCGCTAG